A segment of the Flavobacteriales bacterium genome:
GGCCATGTTCACGGATCATACCGGCGAGAGCTGCATGTTCGAGTCCTTCCCGATTCAGATGCAGATCCCGGTTCCGGTGAGCATTGATCCGGTCGGGCCATTCTGCGTGAACAGCGGACCGCAGTTGATCACGGGCAGCACGGTCAACCCGTTCCCTTACTGGTCCGGCGATATCGCTTCATGGAACTCATCCGGGGCCACCTTCCTGCCGGCCCAAGGCGCGGGCACTTATGCTGTGGTGATGATTGCTGACCCGATCGTTCCCACGCAATGCTCTGGCTTCGATACGCTGTACATAGTGGTGAACGACCAGTTCCCGGATATTGAGATTGAGGAGCTTCCGATACTCTGTGCTACCAGCGATCCACTCGATTTGGTGCCACTGGTGTTGCCCGAGGGGGGAATCTGGGCTGGCCCTGGCATTGTGGGGTCGAGCTTTGATCCGGGTTCGGTGGCGGCTGGCGCCTACTTGATCACCTATACCGCGAGTATGGCCGGGTGCCTCGGATCGGAAGTAGCGGCCATCAAGGTGTTCGATGCGGCGGAGGTGGTCCCGGGCAATAACCTGGAACTATGCCCCACGGATGACCCGGTGCTCTTCACCGGCTTTCCCGAAGGAGGGGAATGGGGGGCGCCGATCGCCAGTGATGGCGCATTCGACCCGATGACGGCGGGGGTCGGCACACACTACGTGAGCTATCTCTGGACCGGAGCCGATGGCTGCCAGCTGATGGCACTGGAGCAGTCCATTACCGTACTGCCCGCCACCACGGTGGAGATTGAATCGACCGGCATCCTGTGCGACAACCTCACGGAGGTGCTGGTCATTGGTAGCCCAGCTGGCACATGGACCGGCGCGGCCCAGGGCGAAGGCGATTTCGTGGCGGTGAACCCCGCGGCTTTGGGTCCGGGCAGCTGGCCGATCACCCTCACTGCTACCGCTGCTGGACAATGCACCGGCAGCAGCACGGTCGAATTAATCGTTGAGGTCTGCACCGGGTTGTATGGGCAAACGGATCTGCTGGCCGAAGCCTGGCCGAACCCGCATCCGGGTCAGTTGCACCTACAGGTCGGCGCACAGGCGCTCCGCAGCCTGCATCTGCTGGATGCTGCCGGGCGCATCGTCGAGAGCTGGGGCCCTCAGCCCGCCGGCACGCTTTTGCTGGTTGAGCAGCGATCCGCTCCCGCTGGCATCTATTCCCTTCAGCTGGAGGCCGAATCCGGGGTGGTTCAGCGCCTGCGGATTGTGAGGCTCTGAGCCTCAGGGCGAAGCCCTATTTCGCCCATCTGATTTGGCCGGATCGCCCAGCCACTTACTTTCGGAACCGACTTGTAAACAACCTGCCATGATCGCCACCCAGATCCGCCAGAAAGACGCCAGCTTCTACTTCGTCTCATACCCCGCCGAGGATATCCTTCGTCGCGTCCGCTTCATCAGCCGATTCTATGCCGAAGGGGAAAAGAGCATCGCACCGGAGGAAGCCAAGAAAGGCGACGACATCGCCGGGTTCATCCAGAAGATCGAGCGCAGCGACGCCGCCTTCCAGCGCACCATGTCGCATGGCAAGATCAAGGCGATCCGGAACTTCTACGAAACAGCCGTGGCCCAGCCGCCGATCCCCGGCACGGTGCTGCTATTCAGCAGCGACATCCTCGATTTCTCGCCCATCGGCAACACCAAGAACATCGGCGACCTGAAGGAGCCAAAGGACAAGTACCTGATCATCGATGGCCAGCACCGACTGGCCGCGCTCGAGTTCTACATGCGCTCGCATCCTCAGGAGGCCAAGACCATCCATGTGCCCTGCATCATCTTCGATGGCGAGAGCGAGGATTTCGCCGCCGAGATGTTCGTGATCATCAACAGCACTCCCACGCGCATCAACAAGAGCCACCTGATCGACTTGTATGAGCGCGTGAGCTGGGAACGGCCCGACAAGCGCATGGCCGCCAAGGTGATCGAGCGCCTATACAGCGAGGATAGCAGCCCTCTCCAGTACCGCATCAATCGCTTGGGCAACCGCAGCAAGCAGGAGAAGTGGATCATGCAGGCGGAGCTCTTCAACGAGGTGCACCGCTGGGTGGCGCGCGGATTCGAGAAAGGGGAGAAGGTGAACGATGCCAACGTGATGAAGCGCTACCGGATCCTGCAGGAGTTCTTCAAGGCCGCCAAAGCCGCCTTCGGCGATACCTGGGGCGATCCCCGCTACCACGTCACCAAGCCGGTCACGCTCAAAGCGCTCATCCGTGTTTGCGCCGACCTCAATGCGCGCGATCGTGGTGATGAGGATACCCGCCTGCAGCGCTGGACCCAGCGCCTCACCAATGCGTGGAGCGACGAGAAGCGCGAATTCCGCGACGACGGCTTCTATGAGCGATTCGCCGCCAAAGGGCAGGTGGAGCGCGTGGGCAAAGTGCACAAGTACCTTAGCGGGAAGCTTGGACTATAATCCGGCACAGCCCGAATGAAAAGGGCCGGCTCGCACGAGCCGGCCCTCTCATTGCCTGGATCATCGAGCTACGACCAGTGCATGGTGCTGCACCTGGCCATCGGTCTGCAGACGCAGGGTGTACCTGCCCTCAGCCAGACCCGCAACCGACAGGGTCACTTGGGCATTCGGTTGGATGCTTCGATAGATCCTGGCCTCTCGACCGGCCGCATCGAGCAGCACCGCCTGGGCAGCTCCAATTGAGGAATGCATGACCGTGATGCGGTCACCGAAACTCGGATTCGGGCTCAGAGAGATCGAAAAGGCCGATGGTTGGCTCGCGCCGAGCGTCCAATCCACGTCATATCGCACCAGGGCAATATCGTTGTCCGTTGCAGCCGTGAACCCGGACGTGAAGCCGGCAAGCAGGAGCTTTCCATCTGGTTGTATGTCCAGGGCGTTGGCATCGTCGAAGTCCACATCGATGGAAGTGACCGTGGCGCCGTTCGTGCCGAAAGACATGACCGGATCCCCCAAGCTCGTATAGCGTGCCACGATGAAATCACGCGGAGCAGCGAAGCCGCCCTCCCCGGTAGTGCCGCACACCACCAGGTCGCCATTGCCGTAGCGCTTGATGTCATACCCGTAATTCACAGGATTCACGCTGAGCGTGACGATCCCATCGCCGCTGAAGAACGGGTGGAGCACGCCATCTGAACGGATCGCGGACAAGAGGAGGTCGATGCCTGTGGCCGACTCAGACCAGCCGGTGATGTAGATGAGCGTTTCATCGGCGGTGATCCCCCACGCGGCGTGGTCCCCAGTGCCCACAGGAGGCATCACCATGCCATTCAACCCGAAAGCATTCTCCGGGACCCCGAGATCGTCCACCATGAAGAGCATGGCCTTCATCTCGAAATTCACATTGGCATGCCCAGCGCCCACTGCGTTCCCATTGTCGAGTATGGTGAGGCAGGTGAGCAGGTCCTCGCCTTCATGATTGTCGTTCACGGCAAGGCCACTATCGCCAAAGCTGGCGTCGGGCGTGCCATCAGCCATCACGCGCATGATGAAGGCGTCGCGGTCGAAGCCTGAATCGATGAGGCTTCCGGCCAGTACCACGCGGTCCCCGGCGATCACGGCGATTCCGCGGGCCTCGGCTTCCGAATCGCTGATGGCGTAGGTCATCACACCGTTGTTCCCGAAAGAAGCGTCAGGCTGGCCCGCGGCGTCCGTGCGCACCAATGGGACCACGGCCTGCGCGAATGTGGGATAAGCCAGCCCGGTGACGTAGATGCTGCCCTGGCTGTCGCGCGCCATGGCGTAACCATAGGCCTCTTCGCCGATGGTGAAGAAGGTGTAGCCGTTGTCCGTGCCGAAAGCCTGGTCAAGCGAGCCATCCTCCAGCAGGTGGGCGATGAAGATCGAATTGCGGTCCCCGACACGGGCCACGCCGCATATCAGCGAAGTATTGTCATCCAGCGCGATCACATCATTGGCTACATCGTGAAGGCTGCCTGGCTGGAGCGTGGCGATGCCGGCATTGCCGAAGGAGGGATCAAGGGTGCCCGACTGGGCGATTGCACCGCCGCAGAGGAAAGCGGCTGACAGGAGCGACACGTAACGAGGGGTCATGGTTGCAGGGGTTCGGAAGCGGATGGCGAAGATGCGTACCAACCGCCTCTATCCGTCACCTGGTTCAGTTGGCGAGCAACGAATCGAGCAGGGGGGCGACCTCGGATCCTGCGATGATCCGCGTGGGGCCATGCAGGAATCCATCGGCTTTCATGCGCGCGGCTTGGGCCAGCAACGGGTCGTAGAAGCCATTCACGTTCAGTATCCCCACGGCCTTGGCGTGGATGCCCAATTGCCGCCACGTGAGCAGTTCGAAGAGTTCGTCCATGGTGCCGAATCCGCCGGGCAGTGCCACCACGGCTTGGCTGAGCTCGTGCATGCGCATTTTCCGCTCGTGCATATCGCGCACGATGATCAGGTCCGTGAGACCGGTGTGCGCGAGCTCCTTCTTCACCATGAAGCCAGGTATCACGCCGATCACTTCGCCACCCGCTTCGAGCGCAGCATCGGCAACGGCCCCCATGAGGCCCACATGCCCGCCGCCGTAAACCACGCCCATGCCACGCAGGGCGATGGCCCGGCCCATTTCCTTGGCCGCTTGGATGATGAAAGGGTCGCGGCCAGCACTGGCCCCGCAGAACACGGCGATGCGCATGATCATTTCGACTACGAGAGCCGCGTGCAAGGTAGGCTCGACCCCTTGGCCTAACTTGGCCAGACAATCCTTACTGGCGATGCGGCCCTCGATCTCCTACGCCTCAATCCTTGCAGCGCTATTGGCGCTGTCGATGCCTTATCGCGCTGAAGCGCAAACCATCGTCAACGGTAGCATCCAGCACGGCGGCATTCAAAGGGATTACATCCTTTATGTTCCTGCGATCTACAGCCCGGGCACACCGGTGCCCCTGGTCTTCAACCTGCATGGCTATACCAGCAACAACCTGCAGCAGCTCTACTACGGCGACTTCCGCCTGATCGCTGACACCGCTGATTTCATCCTGGCGCTGCCCAATGGCACACTCGATGGCCAGGGGAACCGCTTCTGGAACGCCTTCGGGCTAGCCGCGCCCGATGACCTCGGCTTCATCACCGCCCTCATCGATAGCATCAGCTCGGGGTACAGCATCGACGCTGACCGGATCTATAGCACCGGCATGAGCAATGGCGGCTTCATGAGCTACGAGCTGGCCTGCTTCCGCAGCGAGCGCTTCGCGGCCATCGCCTCCGTGACCGGCACCATGAATGTGGTCAGTTTGGCCACATGCGACCCTGCGCACCCCATGCCCGTGATGCAGATCCACGGCACGGCCGATCCTACGGTGATCTACAACGGCAGCGCGGGCGTCTCCGCGATCGAGCCTCTGGTGGCGAGCTGGGTGCAGTTCAACAACTGCAATCCCACGCCGAGTTTCACCGCTGTGCAGAACGTGAGCACCACGGACGGCTGCACCGCCGAGCATTACGCGTACACCGGCGGCGATGCTGGCAGCTCGGTGGAGTTCTACAAGGTCCTTGACGGCGGACACACTTGGCCCGGCGCGGCCTTCACCATCGGGGTCACCAATCAGGACTTCAGCGCGAGCAAGGAGATCTGGCGATTCTTCCGACAGTATGATCTGGGGATGCTCACCGGTGTTCCTGATCCTGCATCAGATGCACCTTCTTTCAGCATCGGCCCGAATCCGAGCGAGGGCAGCTTCCAACTGCGGTTCGTGGATGCGCAGCTGAGGATGATCACTGTGATGGATGCAATGGGGAGGTTGATTTCCGAAGAGCGCACCGCCGATCCCGTGCTCGAGTTCCAAATGGATGGAAGCGGGGTTTATTCCGTTTCTGTGCTCGAGAACGGAACGATCCGGACGGGACGTGTGCTGGTATTGTAGCTCCTGCTACATCGCTGCCACCCTTTCAGCCTTATACGCCCCGGCCTCCAGCTTCTTCTTCACCTCTTTGAAGCTGTCAATCGTGCGCTGCACATCTTCAAGCGTATGCGCGGCGGTGGGGATCAGGCGCAGCAGGATGGTGTCCTTCGGTACAACCGGGTAAACCACGATGCTGCAGAAAATGCCGTGGTTCTCGCGCAGGTCGAGCACCACATTGGTGGCCTCCGGGATGCTGCCATGCATCAGCACGGGCGTCACGCAGCTGTTGGTCACGCCGATGTCGAGCCCGGCCTCCTTCAGCCCGCTCTGCAGCGCTTTGGTGATCTGCCAGAGCTTCTGGCTCAGTTCAGGGCGGGTGCGGATCATCTCCAAGCGCTTGAGCGCGCCGATCACCACGGGCATGGGCAGGCTCTTGGCGAAGGTCTGGCTGCGCATGTTGTAGCGCAGGTACATGACCACATCCTCCGGCCCGCTCACGAAGGCCCCGATGGTGGCCATGGCCTTGGCGAAGGTGCCGAAGTACACATCCACCTGGTCCTGCACGCCTTGGGCGTCCGCGGTGCCACGGCCATCACGGCCCACCATGCCGAAGCCATGGGCATCATCGACGAACAAGCGGAAGTTGTACTTCGCCTTGCGCTCCGCGATCTCCTTCAGCTTGCCTTGGTCGCCGGCCATGCCGAAGACGCCTTCGGTCATCACCATGATGCCGCCTCCGGTCTGGGCCACCACTTTGCGGGCGTTCTCGAGCTGCTTGTCCAGGCTGGCCATGTCGTTGTGCTGGAACACGAAGCGCTTGCCCATGTGCAGGCGCGCGCCGTCGATCATGCAGGCGTGGCATTCACTGTCGTAAACGAGCACATCGTGCCGGGAGAGCAGCGCTTCAATGGCGCTCATGCAGCCTTGGTAGCCGTAGTTCAGGAGGAAGGTGTCCTCCTTGCCCATGAATTCGCTCAGCTCATCCTCCAGTTGCTCGTGGTACTTGGTCTGACCGCTCATCATGCGGGCGCCCATAGGGTAGGCCATGCCCCAATCCTTGGCAGCTTGGGCATCCACTTCGCGGATCTCCGGATGGTTGGCCAGCCCGAGGTAATTGTTGAGGCTCCAGACCAGTACGCGCTTTCCGCGAAAGGTCATGTGGGGGCCGAGCTCGCCCTCGAGCTTCGGGAAGCTGAAATAGCCGTGGCTGTCCTTGGCGTGGCGGCCGATATGGCCCAGGTCCTTGCGGAGCTTGTCGAAGATGTCGTTCATGGGGTGCGCTGGAAAAGCTGGCCAAATGTAGCGGGGGCCTTTCAGGGCCAAGGGATGTTGATCAGGAGCTTTCAACCGGCTGGCGGTGAAGGCGGTGCGGCTATATTCGCGCCCCGCCCGAATGACCTGGACCCAAGGCCACCGAATCGCTCCAAGGCCAATGCTCTTCGGCGCCAGCCTGTTGGGCGGTGCGCTCTGGGTGGTGGTCGGCTTATTCGGTGGGGGCGCATTGGCGGGCTGCAGCGAATTCAATCGTGCCCTGAAAGCCCCCGGCGATTCCGCCGGCTTGGCTATGAAGCAGCGTGTGGCCCAGAAATTCTACGATAAGAAGTCGTATGACCGTGCCATCCCCTTGCTCGAGGAGATGATCCTTCTCAAGCGCGGCACGGCCGAGTTCGAGGAGGTGTCCTACCTGCACGCCACAGCGCATTACAGGATGAAGGATTATACGATGGCCTCGTATTTCCTCGAGAACTACGTGCGCACCTTCCCGACAGGGCGCCACGCCGAGGAATGCGCATTCCTCGATGCCTTGTGCTATTACCATAACAGCCCCAATTACGAGCTCGACCAGGTGGATACCCGGACCGCGATCGACCGTTTCCAGCTGTTCCTCGTGCGGTTCCCCAATACCGGCCTTCGCGACAGCACGAATAACATGATCGACCTGCTCCGATCGAAGCTGGAAGTGAAGGCCTATCACGCCGGGGAGCAGTACTTCCATATGCGCCAATACCAGGCCGCCAGCATGGCCTTCAAGGAATTCATGCGGCAATACCCCAACAGCGATTACCGGGAGGACGCCATGCTGCGCATCCTTCGAGCCGACCACGCACTGGCACTCAACAGCGTGGAGGCCAAGCGCGCAGAGCGCATCCGGGAGGCATTGAGCTCATACCGTAATTTCGCCGACGCCTATCCGGCCGGCGTGGAGCGCGATCAAGCCGAACGGCTGCGCAAGGAACTGGAGAGCGAACTCGAAAAGACCACGAAGAACACCCCCGTACCATGAGCAACAAACCCACCACAGCCGCCAAGACCACCGTCACGCGGGACGTCGCCAAGCTCGATGCCGAGACCGGCAATGTCTATGAGGCCGTGGCCATCCTCGGCCGGCGCGCAGACCAGATCAGCGTGCGAATCAAAGAGGAATTGAGCACCAAGCTCGAAGAGTTCGCCATGAGTGGAGAGAACATCGAAGAGGTGTATGAGAACCGCGAGCAGATCGAGGTGAGCAAGCACTACGAGCGCATGCCCAAGCCCGGCGCCATGGCCATCCAGGAGCTCCAGGAGGGCAAGCTCTATTGGAGGCGCGGAGGCGAAGAGGCTCCGGCTGCGGACCCCGCCCCGAAGGCGTGAACGGCCTTTGATCCTCCGCTTCCGTGGAGATCCTCTTGAACCGCAAGGTGCTGCTCGGTGTCACGGGTGGCATCTCGGCGTATAAATCAGCGTCGTTGGTCAGGCTGCTGGTGAAGGCCGGTTGCGAAGTGCAGGTGGTGATGACCCCATCGGCCCATGATTTCGTGACACCGCTCACGCTCTCGACCCTGAGCAAGCGTCCCGTGCTCACCGATTTCTTCGTTCGCGATGGCAGCGGCGCCTGGAATGATCATGTGCAGCTCGCGCGCTGGGCCGATGTGATGGTGATCGCGCCGGCCACGGCGAACACCATGGGCAAGATGGCCCGCGGGTTGTGCGACAACCTCCTGCTGGCCTGCTGGATGAGCACGCCGCAAAGCACCCCGGTCTTCGCCGCGCCCGCCATGGATCTGGAGATGTGGAAGGATCCCGCCACCCTGGGCAACCTCGCCTTGCTGCAGGAGCGTGGTGTGCGCATGATCGGCCCGGAAAGCGGTGAGCTGGCGAGCGGCCTCACCGGTGAAGGGCGCATGACCGAGCCCGAAGCGATCATCGGGGCCCTGCACGAATCGCTTATCGGCACGAGCCGATTGATGGGCAAGCGCATCCTGGTGACAGCAGGGGGCACTCAGGAGGCCATTGATCCCGTGCGCTACATCGGAAACCGCAGCAGCGGCAAGATGGGATTCGCCCTGGCCGAAGAGGCAGCCTTGCGCGGCGCAGAGGTGGAACTCGTCTGCGGCGCCGTACGGTCTGAGCCGAAAAGGCACGGCATCCGCCGCACCGATGTGACCAGCGCGGCGGAGATGGCCCTGGCCTGCAAGCAGCGAGCACCGCATACCGATGCCGTGATCATGTGCGCCGCGGTAGCCGATTACCGCCCGGCATCCGCTGCCGATCAAAAGTTGAAGAAGAAGGAGGCAACGCTCCGCATTGAACTGGAGCCCACCGAGGACATCCTCGCCTGGATGGGCGCACACAAAGCCGATGGCCAGCGGCTCGTAGGCTTCGCGCTCGAGACCGACAATGAATTGGCGAACGCCAAGGACAAGCTGGTGCGGAAGAATCTCGATCTGCTCGTGCTCAACAGCCTGCGCGATCCCGGCGCTGGCTTCGGATCCGATACCAACAAGGTCACGCTGCTGGCGCCGGGCAAGGATCCGCAGGTCCTGCCGTTGATGAGCAAGCACCACGCGGCCCGCGCTATCTTGGACCGCCTCGAAGAACTTCTCTGACCCATGCTTCGCCACGTCTGCCTCCTGCTCTTGCTCCTGCCGCCTGCGCTTCGCGCCCAGGAATTCAACTGCCAGGTGAGCGTGATCGCCCCGCAGATCGCCCAAGCGCAAACCGGCGTCATCCGGAGCATGGAGCTCGCCATCAAGGAGTTCTTCAATACAAGGCGCTTCACCAATTACAACTACGCGCCGGCGGAGCGCGTGGACCTCAACCTGCTGCTCACCATCAGCAACCAACCGGCGCCCGACCGCTTCGAGGGCACATTGCAGGTGATTTATGCACGGCCCGTCTTCGGTACCGACTACAACAGCCCGATCCTCGACCTCGTGGATGAACAGGTGAAGTTCAACTTCCTTGAGAACACCCAGATCGAATTCTCGCCCGATCGCTACATCAACAACCTCAGCTCCTTGCTCGGCTTCTATGCCTACTTCATCCTCGGCCTCGATGGAGACACGTTCTCCCCGCTCGGCGGCGCTGAGTTCTACACGCAGGCCCAGCAGGTGGTGAACAATGCGCAGAACAGCGGTGAGGATGGATGGCGCGCATTCGAGGCGCAGCGAAATCGGTATTGGCTGCTCGATAACCAGCTGCAGGCCGTGTTCCGCCCCCTGCGCGAACTGCTCTACGACTACCACCGCCAGGGCATGGACACCATGACGGAGGACGCCGCGGCCGCCCGCAGGAAGATCGCCGCTAGCATCGAGAAGCTCAAGACCGTGCACCAAGCCAAGCCCGCCAGCTACAACCTGCAGGTGATCTTCAACGCCAAATACAACGAGCTCGTGGAGCTCTTCAAGCCCGCCGACCCCAGCGAGAAGACCAAGCTCTTCAATACCCTGCAGATCATCGATCCCGGGCACATCGGGCAGTACCAGAACATGATGCGGGGGTAGCGGCGAACCAATATGGCCTTTGCGACCAGCATCTTCGCCCCATGCTCACCCGCATCGCCATCACCAATTACCTGCTGATCGACTCCCTGGAGCTCGAATGGCAGCAGGGCCTCACGGCAATAACCGGCGAGACGGGCAGCGGCAAAAGCATCCTGATCGGGGCACTGGAGCTGACCTTGGGCGCTCGAGCTGATGCCGGGCTCATGCGTGATTCAGCCAAGCGCTGCGTGATTGAGTTGGAAGTGGATCTCAGCGGTCTTGGCTTGGAACCCTGGTTCGCATCGAATGAGCTTCCCTTCGAGGAACGCGCATTGCTGCGCCGTCAACTGGATCCGGGCGGCCGCTCCCGCGCCTTCGTGAATGACACGCCCGTTCGCCTCGAGCAATTGCGTGAATTGGGCGAGCGCCTCATCCATATCCACAGCCAGCACCACACCTTGCTGCTGAACGATGCGCGCTTCCAACTCGGTTTGGTTGATCAATTGGCCGGTCAAGAAGGAGCCGTGAAGGAGCTTGGCGTCCTGTTCGCCGATTCGCGCGAAGCGCAACGCGCGTTGGATCAGGCTCGCGCCGAGCAGCAGGGCGCACTGGCCGAGGCCGACTTCGTGCGCTTCCAACTGGAAGAACTGGAGCAGGCCGCCATCACCGAGGGTGAGCAAGCGCGCGTCGAGGAGAAGCTGCGCTTGGCGGAGCATGCCGGCGAGCGCGCCGAAGCCTATCGCTCCATCGAGGAAGGCGCATCGGGGGATCAGGGCGCAGCCGTGCTGTTGCAGCGATTGCGCGCCCTGGTCTCAAAGGCGGCCCGCATCGATCCGGAACTTGCCGGTCTGTTGCAACGCATCGAAGGAGCGGCCATCGAGTTGAAGGATATCGGTTCAGAGGCAGCACGGCTGGCCGCTTCGGTGGAGGTCGATCCGGCACGTGCCGAGCAGCTCCGTGATCGCATCGACCTGCTCATCCGCCTCCAGCAGAAGCACCGCGTGCCCGATGAGGCTGGCCTGCTCACGATCCTCGCGGAGCTCCGGCACCGTGTTGCCTCCGTCGAGGACCTCAGCGAGCGTTGCTCAGCGCTTGAGAAGGAAACGAAGCGGCACGCTGATGCTTACACGAAGATGGCCAAGGCAATATCGTTGGCCCGCACCAAGGCGATCAAGCCCCTATCGAACAAGGTCGAGGCGCTGCTGCATCAACTC
Coding sequences within it:
- the recN gene encoding DNA repair protein RecN, producing the protein MLTRIAITNYLLIDSLELEWQQGLTAITGETGSGKSILIGALELTLGARADAGLMRDSAKRCVIELEVDLSGLGLEPWFASNELPFEERALLRRQLDPGGRSRAFVNDTPVRLEQLRELGERLIHIHSQHHTLLLNDARFQLGLVDQLAGQEGAVKELGVLFADSREAQRALDQARAEQQGALAEADFVRFQLEELEQAAITEGEQARVEEKLRLAEHAGERAEAYRSIEEGASGDQGAAVLLQRLRALVSKAARIDPELAGLLQRIEGAAIELKDIGSEAARLAASVEVDPARAEQLRDRIDLLIRLQQKHRVPDEAGLLTILAELRHRVASVEDLSERCSALEKETKRHADAYTKMAKAISLARTKAIKPLSNKVEALLHQLGMPHAVFQFDHRTGDPGPYGIDQVRALFTANKDRAPAPLDKVASGGELSRVMLAMISLAAGSRDLPVVVFDEIDTGVSGEVADRVGALLSAMGKERQVIAITHLPQIASKAAHHLQVTKNADGDRVRTSIAPLVHEERIGAIARMLSGRKVTEQALENARVLLAQA